The segment CACCGCTGCGATGGCGCTTTCGACGGCGAACTTCGTGTGGTCCGGCATCTTCCTCGCCATCTCCGGCATCGGTGCCGGGGTTCTGCAGACGCTCGGGCCGGCGCTGGGTGCCGAGTCGGTCGATCCGCAGGAGCGCGGGCGATCGATCGCGGCGATCGGGACGTTCCGCGCCATCTCGCTGCTGATCACGCCGATGGGCATCGGTGCGCTGGTCTTCGTGCTCCCCTCGGCGGCGGTCGCCACCGCTGTGGTGGCAGTCGCGGTCGCCGTTCCGGCGATGGTGATGCGCGGATCGGGCTCCGCCCGCTCCTGAAGCGGTCTGGAAGTACGTATCCGAGAGATTCGGGGATGACGATCCGCGAATCAGCGCTGTAGATGATCCTTCAACGGAATCTTCAGGTCGCCCGCTGCCTCGACCGGGATGTTTCCGCCGACCTCGAGGATTCGGCGAACCGTCATATAGTCGCGGGGGCTGTTCACGGACTCGACGGAGACGATCTCGCCGTCGCGGTAGTACAGCGTGGAGAACTGCTCGCTACCCGGCTGACCGCGCACGACGGCATGGTCGTATCCCATGGAAAGCCCCGCCATCTGCAGCTTCAGATCCGCTTGGTCCGACCAGAACCAGGGCACGGGCGGCTTCCCCGGTTCACGCCCCAGCAGGGCAGCCGCCGCAGACTTCGCCTGAGCGATCGCGTTCGGCACCGACTCGATTCGGATCTCGCCATGTACGGGGTGGGCTGTGAGAGCGCAGTCGCCCGCCGCCACGATTCCCCCGATTCGCGTGCGGCCGGCTTGGTCGACCCTGATCCCTCGCGCATCCGCAAGCCCAATCGAGGATGCTAGTTCCGTGTGAGGGAGCAGCCCGATGCCGACGACGACCACCTCGGCTTTGATGGCTCGGCCGTCGCTGAGCCCGACCCCGGTGACGCGGCCGTCGGCGCCGTGGAAGCTGGTGACGGTGGCATTCAGCTCGATCCGGGTTCCGCGCCGCGTGTGGGCATCCGCGTAGAACCGTGACATCTCCGGTGCGACGGCGCGGGCCATCAAGCGGTCGAGCGCTTCCAGGACTGTCACGTCCTTGCCCTTTGCCGTCGCGGTCGCGGCGATCTCCAGGCCGATGAAGCCGCCGCCGACGATGGCCACGTGGTCTGCGGCGTCGAGTTCGGCGCGCAAGGCAGTCGCGTCGTCGATCGTCCGCAGATAGTGGATGCCCGCCAGGTCGGCTCCGGGAACGCTCATCCGACGAGGAGTACCGCCCAGGGTGAACGCAAGACGTGAGAATCCGATCGTCTCTCCGTCGCTGGTCGTCGCGGTTCCGGAGCTGCCGTTCTCATCGTCCAGGGTGATCGAGTCGATCCACATCCCGCTCTGGATGGCGATGTCGTGGAGGTCGTAGAAGTCGGCGTGACGCAGTGTCAGATCCGGGGATGCCGCCTGTCCGGCCAGGAAGGCCTTGGACAGGGGCGGTCGCTGGTAGGGGAGGTGGGCCTCGCCGCCGACGACGGTGATCGGATCGAGGTCGCCGAGTTCGCGGAGGCTGGACGCGACCTGAAGTCCGGCTTGCCCAGCGCCGATGACGAGGGTTCGCCCGCGGGCAGCATGCGACTGAACGTGGTCCATGGTTCTCCTCGAGACTAACGGCATAACCATTAGACCACACCGAGACGGCGTTTCGTCACTCAGCCGGGTCGAACGCTGTCATTCCTTGACGCGAGCGAGGCGCGCTGCTGTTCTCTTCAGGTGTCGCTCGAGGATCGTTCGCGCACCGTCGAGATCTTTGGCCTCAAGGGCATCGATAATTGCGCCGTGCTCGCTGACACCCTTGGTGCCCGTGTTGGCCGCCGAGTTCTTGGCCTCGTGAAGTGACAGAAGCAGGGAGCCGCGGAAGCTGTGCATCATCGCCTCGATCGCCGGGTTGTGCGTGCATCCGGCCAACCGCACGTGAAATGCCGCGGACATGTCTGTGGAGTAGATTCCCTCCGCGTTCGCCGCCTTGGCATCGGCGACGAGCTGGCGAAGCTCGACGATATCCTCTGGTGTTGCGCGCTCAATGGCCAGCGGGAGGACGCCCAGTTCGAAGATCTGGCGAGCTTCGGTGACCGCGGCTGCCGTGATCGGAGACAGCGAGAGCAGTTGCGCGAGATTGTCGCCGACGAGTTCCGGTGACGGCGCCGTCAGGAACGAACCTCCCTGGGCGCCGACTCGTACCTGGATCAGGCCCGTCGCCTCGAGCACACGGAGTGCTTCGCGCACCGTGACCCGGCTGACACCGAACTGCTGACAGAGCTCGCGCTCGTTCGGGAGGCGGTCTCCGGGGCGCAAGCTTCCGTCTTGGATCAACTGCTTGATCTGGTCGACGATCACCTGAGACGCACGGTCTACGGTCACCCGGTTGAAGCGTGGCTTCGGGGGCACGGTGGAGGGTGTGTCAGACAAGAACGTCTCCTGTCGTTAGATGGCTGGAGCAATGCGCGAGGCGTCGTGTTCCGGAGTGTCCATGGAGCGATCGTCTGATCGTGCGCGTTGTCAAATAGGTTAGTCCCAAAACGCGCGAGGAGAGGTTCTGCGCGTCATCACGCGCCTCGGAACCGCGGCTTTCTCTTCTCCCGAAACGCTGCGATGCCTTCTCTTCGATCTTCGGACGTGCGGATGATCGTGTTGAGCATCGATTCTTGACGATGTGCGGTCATCAGATCGAGGTTCTCCGCGTCCCGGATGACCTTTTTCGCGAATCTCATGCTCAGCGGAGCGTTCTCAGCCAGGACGTCGGCGAGTTGTTCCGCCGTCGCGGCAACCTCGTCTTTGGGAACCACCTGAGTGACCAGCCCCCACTCGGCAGCGGTTGCGGCATCGTAGCGTGCACCCGTGAGCACCATCAGCGATGCTCGGGTCGGTCCGATGATTCTGGTGAGGAGGGTCGTTCCGCCGAGCGCGGGAAACATACCGATCCGGGACTCCGGGAGGGAGACCTCCAGTCCCTCTGCGGCGATCCGCAGATCACACGCGAGCGCGAGCATGAGACCACTCCCGAGAGCGAAGCCATGCATCGCGACGATGGTCGGCACCGGGACGTCCGACCATCGGACGTTTAGCCGATCGCGCAGTTCACGGTTCAGATGCTCCGCCGGTGACGATTCGTCGTGCTCTCGCAGGTCGTGGCCAGCGCAGAAGCCGGCTCCCTCACCACGGAGCAGTATGACGCGAACCGAGGGGTCGCGTTCTGCGCGATCGGCGACATCGAGAAGCCGATCGATGACGGCGCGATTCATCGCGTTCCGTGCCTCGGGCCGGTTGAGATCGACACGGAGAACTCCGTTCGAGTCGAGCGCGACCCGGACCGGGTCGTCGGCGGAGGTCGCGTTCATCGTCAGCTCCTCTCCGTGCGATCGCCCAGAGACAGTACGACATCAAGCGCGACGGCCCCCCGACCGGCGCGCAGCGCGAGCAGAGGATTCACCTCGATCACTTGCACTTGAGGAAGAGCGGTGACCATTTCGGCCATCCGCGTCATCGCCGCTGTGACGGCGGCAACGTCGTATGCCGGACCCCCTCGATACCCTTCGAGCACACGAACGATCTTCGTGCGGCGAAGCAGTGCCTCCGCGCGATCCGTCGTCATGCTCTCCGCGCGGCCGATGACGATGTCGTCATGCAGTTCGGTCAGCAATCCGCCGCTTCCAACCATGACGACGTGGCCGACTTCCACGTCGTATTTCGCGCCGAGGATCAGTTCCACTCCGCCTGAGAACATTGGAGTGACGAGCACTCCTTCGAGCGCGACGTGTGATCGGGAGGAGGCCTGCGCGATTCGGGCGTAGGCGTCGACCAGTGCCCGTTCGTCGGCTATCCCGAGCTCGACGAGGCCCAGATCGGACTTGTGCGTGACTTCGGCGGTGACAGCCTTCAACACCACCGGATAGCCCACTGCGCCGGCGGCGGCCAGGAGTTCCGACTCGCTGTGCGCGACGAACTCGGGAGGGACGGTGATCCCGAACTCTTTCAGAAGCGCCTTTCCTTCTGGTTCGGAAGCCACCGCATCCGGTCGTGATGAGACCTGGTCGATGGTGGCTACGGCAGCCTTCGTCGGTGCGGTCATCGCGAGCTGTCCCGCGGACGGTTGACGGCTGGCGCGCTCCCTAGCCAAGGCGGCGATCGCGTCGTCGACGCCTTGCAGAACGCCGACATCGCGAAGCTCCCGCCGGAACTGCGCTCCATAGCCGGTCACGCTCTCTTTCAGCAGCGAAAACGCGGAGATTGACGTGTCCGTCTTGCGGGCGATGTCCTCGATGCGGCGCAGATATCCACCGGATCGAGGCGTCCGCGCATTGTCGGGGAGATTCTCTTGGACAAGGACTGTTCCGAACTCCGGCGCCTCTGTGAGTATCTGCACGCATCTGCTGAAGACCTCCGGTCTCGTCAGTCCGAGGAAGCCGATGTCCAGGGGGTTTCCCACGTGTCCGCCCATCGGCAGCAGTGCCTCAAGCTCCGAGACGGTTTCGTCGCGCAACGCAGCGAACTCGACGCCGTGTTCTTCAGCGGCTTCGAGGATCAGCGATCGGAGTCCGCCGGAGTACACGACCGCGGCCACGCCGTCATTTCGTGGCCTCTTGGCGTGGCCGAGCAGGTTCAGCAGTTCGATGCCCTCTTCGAGAGTATGTGCACGGATGACTCCCAAGTCTTCGCAGAGTGCGTCGAATGCCTCGATCGAGCCGACGAGCGCTCCGGTATGCGCCTTCGCGGATTCCCTCACCTCGTCGGTGCCGCCGATCTTGACGGCCACGACAGAAGTTCCGGTGCGGCGCGCGGCGACGCATGCGCGAATGAAGGCCTCGCGATCGCGAATCGCCTCCAAGAAGACCATGATCACGCGCACACCCTCATCGTCGGCGAAGTACTCGATGAAGTCGGCCGTCGTGCTCCCGAGCTCATTGCCCGTCGTCACGGCGTAGGCGATCGGTGCGCCGCGCTTGTGAAGAGCTCGAGCCGCGAAGAGTATGACGCCCCCACTTTGCCCGACGACCGCGATTGGCGCAGGATCGGGCACGAGTTCGATCTTCGCGGTCAGATTGGCGAATCCCGTTTGCGCCGCGAAGTTGCCTAGGCAGTTGGGACCAGTCATCGCGAAATCCGCCCCCGCGATGGCTGCCCCGATCTGTGCAGCCAGCTCAGCCTCGGGCCCTTCGCTTGCGCCGCCGATCTCCGATGCATAGACGGTTGCGCTCTTGGCTCCGACGGCGATGGCCTCTTCGATGACCGTGGGCACGTGCTTCGCACTTACGAGCACGGCGACATGCTCCGGCGGTTGCGGCAGTGCGCTCAGGGACGCGTACACACGCTCCCCCCATACCTCATCTCGTGACGGATTCACGAACTGCGTCGTGCCGCGGAAGCCGTTCGAGCTAAGGTTCCTCCGAATCACTTCAGTGAAGCCGCCTTCCTGTGCGCCGACGAGCGCGATGTGCTTCGGATCGAAGAGTGTACGGATACTGTCGCTGCTGACTGCCATCTCTGCCCTTTCCAAGGCGACCAATGCGATGATATGTTCTATCACAGAAAAGTTTTCGCTTTTCGCCCATTACAGCATGAGATCACAGTGCAGTGCCAGCCCTGCGGGCGCTGGTCCCATCACCGAGCGGTATCGAAAGTCGAGGATGAACGAATGAGCAACTACGAGACGATCAGGGTCGATCGAGACGATGCTTTGACCACGGTGACGCTGTCGCGTCCCGAGAAGAAGAACGCGATGAACCCGCAGCTGCACGAGGAGATGCACGATTTTCTCAGCCGGCAACTCCATGACAAGAAGACGAAGGCCCTGGTCATCACGGGCGCTGGCGATGCCTTCTCGGCGGGAATGGATCTGAAGGAGCACTTCGCTGACCTGGCGTCCGACATCGATGAGCTCAACAGAGTCCGCTACCTGTCACAAGATTGGCGAGGCCGTTTGCTTCCGCTTCAGCCCGCGGTGACGATCGCGAGGGTGAACGGATTCTGCTTCGGGGGTGCGTTCCCCATCGTCTTGGGGTGTGATCTCGCCATTGCTGCTGACGAGGCCAAGTTCGGTTTGTCGGAGATCAACTTCGGTCAGGTCGCCGGAGGGCCCGTCTCCAAGATGCTCGGTGATGTGCTGCATCCGCGTGATGTGATGTATCACCTGTTGACCGGCGAGCCCT is part of the Microbacterium pseudoresistens genome and harbors:
- a CDS encoding FadR/GntR family transcriptional regulator; the protein is MSDTPSTVPPKPRFNRVTVDRASQVIVDQIKQLIQDGSLRPGDRLPNERELCQQFGVSRVTVREALRVLEATGLIQVRVGAQGGSFLTAPSPELVGDNLAQLLSLSPITAAAVTEARQIFELGVLPLAIERATPEDIVELRQLVADAKAANAEGIYSTDMSAAFHVRLAGCTHNPAIEAMMHSFRGSLLLSLHEAKNSAANTGTKGVSEHGAIIDALEAKDLDGARTILERHLKRTAARLARVKE
- a CDS encoding acetate--CoA ligase family protein, whose product is MAVSSDSIRTLFDPKHIALVGAQEGGFTEVIRRNLSSNGFRGTTQFVNPSRDEVWGERVYASLSALPQPPEHVAVLVSAKHVPTVIEEAIAVGAKSATVYASEIGGASEGPEAELAAQIGAAIAGADFAMTGPNCLGNFAAQTGFANLTAKIELVPDPAPIAVVGQSGGVILFAARALHKRGAPIAYAVTTGNELGSTTADFIEYFADDEGVRVIMVFLEAIRDREAFIRACVAARRTGTSVVAVKIGGTDEVRESAKAHTGALVGSIEAFDALCEDLGVIRAHTLEEGIELLNLLGHAKRPRNDGVAAVVYSGGLRSLILEAAEEHGVEFAALRDETVSELEALLPMGGHVGNPLDIGFLGLTRPEVFSRCVQILTEAPEFGTVLVQENLPDNARTPRSGGYLRRIEDIARKTDTSISAFSLLKESVTGYGAQFRRELRDVGVLQGVDDAIAALARERASRQPSAGQLAMTAPTKAAVATIDQVSSRPDAVASEPEGKALLKEFGITVPPEFVAHSESELLAAAGAVGYPVVLKAVTAEVTHKSDLGLVELGIADERALVDAYARIAQASSRSHVALEGVLVTPMFSGGVELILGAKYDVEVGHVVMVGSGGLLTELHDDIVIGRAESMTTDRAEALLRRTKIVRVLEGYRGGPAYDVAAVTAAMTRMAEMVTALPQVQVIEVNPLLALRAGRGAVALDVVLSLGDRTERS
- a CDS encoding enoyl-CoA hydratase/isomerase family protein, encoding MNATSADDPVRVALDSNGVLRVDLNRPEARNAMNRAVIDRLLDVADRAERDPSVRVILLRGEGAGFCAGHDLREHDESSPAEHLNRELRDRLNVRWSDVPVPTIVAMHGFALGSGLMLALACDLRIAAEGLEVSLPESRIGMFPALGGTTLLTRIIGPTRASLMVLTGARYDAATAAEWGLVTQVVPKDEVAATAEQLADVLAENAPLSMRFAKKVIRDAENLDLMTAHRQESMLNTIIRTSEDRREGIAAFREKRKPRFRGA
- a CDS encoding NAD(P)/FAD-dependent oxidoreductase; translated protein: MDHVQSHAARGRTLVIGAGQAGLQVASSLRELGDLDPITVVGGEAHLPYQRPPLSKAFLAGQAASPDLTLRHADFYDLHDIAIQSGMWIDSITLDDENGSSGTATTSDGETIGFSRLAFTLGGTPRRMSVPGADLAGIHYLRTIDDATALRAELDAADHVAIVGGGFIGLEIAATATAKGKDVTVLEALDRLMARAVAPEMSRFYADAHTRRGTRIELNATVTSFHGADGRVTGVGLSDGRAIKAEVVVVGIGLLPHTELASSIGLADARGIRVDQAGRTRIGGIVAAGDCALTAHPVHGEIRIESVPNAIAQAKSAAAALLGREPGKPPVPWFWSDQADLKLQMAGLSMGYDHAVVRGQPGSEQFSTLYYRDGEIVSVESVNSPRDYMTVRRILEVGGNIPVEAAGDLKIPLKDHLQR
- a CDS encoding enoyl-CoA hydratase-related protein, producing MSNYETIRVDRDDALTTVTLSRPEKKNAMNPQLHEEMHDFLSRQLHDKKTKALVITGAGDAFSAGMDLKEHFADLASDIDELNRVRYLSQDWRGRLLPLQPAVTIARVNGFCFGGAFPIVLGCDLAIAADEAKFGLSEINFGQVAGGPVSKMLGDVLHPRDVMYHLLTGEPFYGPRAAEIKLVNSSVPGADLDDAVAVLVASLLEKKRETLALAKRLYRNSIHMQREGAFAYANATVAELSQATKGEWLEKGVGGFISKEFKPGENAYRAS